In Candidatus Eisenbacteria bacterium, one genomic interval encodes:
- a CDS encoding methyltransferase domain-containing protein, whose amino-acid sequence MKRDTGWTDYILGLGELPALTELWEQELVSIIKRWIPKRDGLKVLEIGCSNGRWLRWFKQEYGAVTFGADLNPAAAGVVENFVLADGLSMPISDGTFDVVFSMGLVEHFPDPVTRQKLISEHVRLAKPGTGLVWVEHPNMNFSLRWLLIKYYFGRGLSYHHYRITDREMKRHFRNLGVEILDAHFIGWSPPTLLRILSGKVSKLAPWFPKAPPDALGRKRFEHPLTADDFLIIGRRARGV is encoded by the coding sequence ATGAAGCGCGATACTGGTTGGACTGACTACATACTCGGACTCGGCGAGCTGCCCGCGTTGACGGAATTGTGGGAGCAGGAGTTGGTCTCCATCATCAAGCGATGGATTCCCAAGCGGGACGGACTCAAGGTCCTTGAGATCGGGTGCTCCAACGGCCGCTGGCTCAGGTGGTTCAAACAGGAGTATGGAGCAGTGACTTTCGGCGCGGACCTGAACCCTGCTGCTGCCGGCGTAGTTGAGAACTTTGTTTTGGCTGATGGACTCAGCATGCCGATAAGCGACGGGACCTTCGACGTTGTCTTCTCCATGGGACTTGTCGAACATTTTCCTGATCCCGTGACAAGACAGAAGTTAATCTCCGAGCACGTCCGGCTGGCAAAACCCGGAACAGGTCTCGTCTGGGTGGAGCATCCGAACATGAACTTTTCGCTCCGTTGGCTCTTGATCAAGTATTACTTTGGGCGTGGCCTCAGTTATCACCACTACCGCATCACCGACCGCGAGATGAAAAGGCACTTCCGGAATCTCGGGGTGGAGATACTCGACGCGCACTTCATTGGCTGGTCTCCGCCTACGCTTCTCAGGATATTAAGCGGCAAGGTCTCAAAGCTTGCCCCGTGGTTTCCGAAGGCACCGCCAGATGCTCTGGGCCGGAAGAGATTCGAACATCCGCTTACAGCAGATGACTTTCTGATTATCGGGCGCAGAGCGCGCGGTGTCTGA
- a CDS encoding ABC transporter permease, which yields MKLQNIGVVWKKEVIETVRDRRSLFLVFVLPFIFYPMIFAGMGFMMQRQVEKEKTLVVTIAVTNPAGAPRLVSLLREKEKVEVLLTNATSKQIQDGLIQGILVLQENLEEKMKAGEKSTISFVCDETDARSRSAAERAESVFAKFKEMVTQEKLKEIGVGADFLSAASFEKKNIGASNEAGASLLGMLIPYLIIVLIAAGASHPAIDATAGEKERATLETILVSSAKRTELVLGKFLAVLSASLASAFSGIVSLLLTFLSGYSIFSVSGDLKMGVTPMNAAAVFLMTIPVAALLSGVLIAMGCLAKSAKEGGTYAAYLQMAVILLGISAMSQEFEVGNPYFLLPIFNTSLVEKELLLGNFNPAHIVITLGSTIVLAFFSLLVAVRLFSNEEVMFRQ from the coding sequence ATGAAACTTCAGAATATCGGAGTCGTGTGGAAAAAAGAGGTCATTGAGACTGTCAGGGACAGGCGTTCACTTTTCCTGGTGTTCGTATTGCCATTTATTTTCTATCCCATGATATTCGCAGGCATGGGATTCATGATGCAGAGGCAGGTGGAAAAAGAGAAGACGCTGGTTGTGACTATCGCCGTAACCAACCCCGCGGGCGCTCCCAGGCTGGTCTCCCTTCTAAGGGAAAAGGAAAAAGTCGAAGTCCTGCTTACCAATGCTACGAGCAAGCAGATCCAGGACGGGCTCATACAGGGGATTCTCGTTCTTCAAGAGAACCTTGAAGAGAAGATGAAGGCAGGCGAAAAATCAACTATCTCGTTTGTCTGCGATGAAACCGACGCGAGGTCGAGGAGCGCAGCCGAGAGAGCGGAAAGCGTGTTTGCGAAATTCAAGGAAATGGTTACACAGGAGAAGCTCAAAGAGATAGGCGTCGGAGCTGATTTCCTTTCAGCCGCCTCATTCGAAAAAAAGAACATCGGGGCATCAAATGAAGCGGGCGCATCCCTTCTTGGAATGCTTATACCTTATCTGATCATAGTTCTCATAGCCGCCGGCGCGTCCCACCCGGCGATCGATGCAACTGCAGGCGAGAAGGAAAGAGCAACACTTGAGACGATTCTTGTCAGCTCTGCGAAAAGAACAGAGCTTGTTCTCGGAAAATTTCTCGCTGTTCTTAGCGCTTCGCTTGCATCGGCATTTTCAGGCATAGTGAGTCTCCTTCTAACCTTTCTCTCGGGATATTCTATTTTCTCAGTCAGTGGCGATCTCAAGATGGGTGTGACGCCAATGAATGCTGCGGCAGTCTTTCTCATGACTATCCCCGTGGCCGCGCTTTTGAGCGGCGTGCTGATAGCGATGGGCTGTCTTGCCAAGAGTGCGAAGGAAGGAGGAACGTACGCGGCTTACCTCCAGATGGCGGTCATCCTTCTCGGGATCTCTGCCATGAGCCAGGAGTTTGAAGTGGGAAATCCATACTTCCTTCTCCCTATCTTCAATACCAGCCTCGTTGAGAAAGAGCTCCTTCTCGGCAATTTCAACCCGGCCCACATTGTCATCACGCTTGGTAGTACGATTGTGCTTGCTTTCTTCTCGCTCCTTGTTGCGGTGAGGCTTTTCTCAAATGAAGAAGTAATGTTCAGGCAGTGA
- a CDS encoding M24 family metallopeptidase: MKADIQKLVAERGVDAIVVEGGKECGPLMLYITGGVRLLSAIYIEKKNGEKLLVHSLIEREEAAKSGLPCLSYSDLGLKGLLDEEKSTVRAYGRLYEKLFDRLSIKGKIIFFGQAELSRFLPILEEIKKRVKGIEIDFDKEESLFDVARRTKSEDEVEKIRRAGEKTADSLKALVQHLRSLKQRGGKILKADGTPLRIGDMRTILRIEFTKRGLLEGGGSIVSQGKDSAVPHNVGRDEDEVIPGKTIIVDIFPRDTASGYCFDMTRTLVFGKSSDEVKRIYGDVLDTFFYAAKIMDVGKETRVCQEEVCAFFEKKGYPTIRQNESAVEGYVHSIGHGIGLEVHESPAFGATAANKDRVSPGMVFTVEPGLYFPSKEIGVRIEDVFYVESDGKLRNLSEFPYEFEIPVAES; this comes from the coding sequence TTGAAGGCCGACATTCAAAAACTGGTGGCCGAGCGGGGCGTTGACGCGATTGTTGTCGAGGGTGGCAAGGAGTGCGGGCCGCTAATGCTTTATATTACGGGTGGGGTGAGGCTTCTTAGCGCGATCTACATCGAGAAAAAGAACGGGGAAAAACTGCTCGTCCACAGTTTGATTGAGAGAGAAGAGGCAGCAAAATCTGGACTGCCCTGTCTGAGCTACTCCGACCTTGGCTTGAAAGGCCTGCTTGATGAAGAGAAGAGCACGGTGCGGGCTTACGGCAGACTGTACGAAAAGCTTTTTGACAGACTTTCAATAAAAGGGAAAATCATCTTCTTTGGGCAGGCAGAGTTGAGCAGATTCCTCCCTATTCTGGAAGAAATAAAGAAGCGAGTGAAGGGAATAGAGATAGACTTCGATAAGGAAGAAAGCCTTTTTGACGTTGCCAGAAGAACAAAATCGGAAGATGAAGTTGAGAAAATCAGAAGGGCCGGAGAGAAGACTGCCGATTCACTCAAAGCGCTTGTTCAACATCTCCGCTCTCTCAAACAAAGAGGAGGAAAGATTCTCAAAGCTGATGGTACGCCGCTCAGAATAGGCGATATGCGAACGATCTTGAGGATTGAATTCACAAAAAGGGGACTGCTTGAGGGAGGGGGCTCAATCGTCAGCCAGGGAAAGGATTCGGCGGTCCCCCACAATGTCGGCAGAGATGAAGACGAAGTGATTCCCGGAAAGACAATCATTGTCGACATTTTTCCCAGGGACACGGCCTCGGGATATTGCTTTGACATGACGAGGACTCTTGTCTTCGGCAAGTCGTCCGACGAAGTGAAGCGCATCTACGGTGACGTTCTTGATACGTTCTTTTATGCGGCGAAGATCATGGATGTCGGAAAGGAAACAAGGGTCTGCCAGGAGGAAGTCTGCGCATTCTTTGAAAAGAAGGGGTATCCGACTATTAGGCAGAACGAATCGGCAGTCGAGGGCTACGTCCATTCCATAGGTCACGGCATAGGACTTGAGGTACACGAATCACCGGCGTTCGGCGCCACTGCTGCGAACAAAGACAGAGTCTCTCCGGGAATGGTGTTCACCGTTGAGCCGGGGCTCTACTTTCCATCAAAGGAGATAGGTGTTAGAATAGAAGACGTCTTCTATGTCGAAAGTGATGGAAAGCTCAGGAATCTGTCGGAATTTCCCTACGAGTTTGAGATCCCTGTTGCTGAGAGCTAG
- the hflX gene encoding GTPase HflX yields the protein MLVGFDRDSRFAPEADSLGELTLLAETAGAEVLGTVGQRHRTPNAATLIGKGKVEEVKAISVEQSADLVIFDEDLSPAQVRNLEKLLGVRVIDRSELILDIFARRAKTREARLQVELAQLQYTLPRLTRMWEHLSRLGGGIGTRGPGETQLEVDRRRVREKIETLKKKLSSVEKERAVQRKGRKDLFKVALVGYTNSGKSTLFNALTKAAVYTEDKLFATLDATTRRVFLNENDFFLVTDTVGFIRKLPHHLVASFRATLEEVTEADLLVNVVDAASHDAPHQVEVVDGILVDLGARGKEVITVLNKIDVLEEESTLLHLRTLTPGSVAISALTGENIGKLKEMISESMKRRSGS from the coding sequence ATCCTTGTTGGATTCGACAGAGATTCCAGATTCGCGCCCGAAGCAGATTCGCTTGGCGAACTTACCCTTCTTGCCGAGACTGCGGGTGCAGAGGTACTGGGGACAGTCGGACAGCGGCACCGGACTCCAAATGCGGCCACCCTGATTGGCAAGGGCAAAGTCGAGGAAGTCAAAGCCATTTCCGTCGAGCAGTCGGCCGACCTCGTTATCTTCGATGAAGACTTGAGTCCAGCACAGGTTCGAAATCTGGAAAAACTACTCGGGGTGAGGGTCATTGACAGGAGCGAACTCATCCTCGACATCTTCGCAAGGAGAGCAAAGACCAGAGAAGCGCGGCTTCAGGTTGAGCTTGCACAGCTTCAGTATACTCTTCCCCGGCTCACGAGAATGTGGGAGCACCTTTCGAGACTCGGCGGCGGGATTGGGACGAGGGGACCCGGCGAAACCCAGCTCGAAGTTGATAGAAGAAGAGTGAGAGAAAAGATTGAGACGCTCAAGAAGAAGCTTTCGTCGGTCGAGAAGGAAAGAGCTGTTCAGAGAAAAGGAAGAAAGGACCTCTTCAAAGTTGCGCTTGTCGGCTACACGAACTCCGGAAAATCAACGCTTTTCAATGCTCTTACAAAGGCCGCCGTGTACACCGAGGACAAGCTGTTTGCAACGCTTGATGCAACGACACGAAGAGTTTTCTTGAATGAGAATGATTTCTTTCTTGTCACTGATACTGTTGGATTCATAAGGAAACTTCCACATCACCTGGTTGCCTCGTTCCGGGCCACGCTGGAGGAAGTGACTGAAGCAGACTTGCTTGTCAATGTGGTGGATGCTGCGTCCCATGATGCTCCTCACCAGGTTGAAGTCGTAGATGGTATTCTGGTGGACCTTGGTGCGAGAGGCAAGGAAGTGATTACTGTACTGAACAAGATTGACGTTCTGGAGGAGGAGAGCACGCTTCTTCACTTGAGGACTCTCACTCCGGGGAGTGTTGCGATTTCTGCGCTCACAGGAGAGAATATCGGGAAGTTGAAGGAGATGATTTCTGAAAGCATGAAAAGAAGAAGCGGTTCGTAA
- the menA gene encoding 1,4-dihydroxy-2-naphthoate octaprenyltransferase, which yields MPSHIKIVQGVKLWIAEARVPFLTASIVPVILGSAIAWTTAASFNWGVFWLTMLGGVLLHAGTNIANDYFDHKSGNDEINTEYVRPFTGGSRMIQQNLLTPRQVITGAFVCFIVGSIIGLYLAWLRGWPVLLLGAIGVFSGYFYTAPPFKLAHRGVGEIFVGMNFGILMTLGAYFVQTGSFSLSVAFAGIPVSLLIAAVLYINQFPDYNADKAVGKNHLVVRLGRERAVKGYEILMMAVYASIVIGVVGRILPVLTVLALLTFPMAMKAVGTARKHYADSAHLAPANAATVLVHLLTGLLLSLGYLVKGLL from the coding sequence ATGCCGTCTCATATCAAGATCGTTCAAGGTGTGAAGCTCTGGATTGCTGAAGCAAGAGTCCCATTTCTGACTGCTTCGATTGTCCCGGTTATCCTTGGCTCGGCCATTGCGTGGACCACTGCGGCCAGCTTCAATTGGGGAGTCTTCTGGCTCACGATGCTTGGCGGAGTGCTTCTTCACGCCGGGACAAACATTGCAAATGATTACTTTGACCACAAGAGTGGGAACGATGAGATAAACACCGAATATGTGAGGCCATTCACCGGCGGTTCAAGGATGATTCAACAGAACCTTCTTACTCCGAGACAGGTCATCACCGGCGCGTTTGTCTGTTTCATCGTCGGCTCGATCATCGGCCTCTATCTTGCGTGGCTCAGAGGGTGGCCGGTTCTCCTTCTCGGCGCAATCGGGGTCTTTTCCGGGTATTTCTACACTGCTCCTCCATTCAAGCTCGCTCACAGGGGAGTGGGTGAGATATTCGTTGGGATGAATTTTGGCATCCTTATGACTCTCGGCGCTTACTTCGTCCAGACCGGGAGTTTCTCGCTCTCTGTTGCGTTTGCCGGAATCCCGGTAAGTCTTCTTATTGCAGCAGTCCTCTACATAAACCAGTTCCCTGATTACAATGCGGACAAGGCTGTCGGAAAGAACCATCTGGTCGTGAGGCTCGGAAGAGAAAGGGCCGTCAAGGGATATGAAATCCTCATGATGGCAGTCTATGCTTCAATCGTGATAGGCGTTGTTGGAAGAATTCTTCCGGTGCTCACAGTTCTTGCACTTCTCACGTTCCCGATGGCGATGAAAGCTGTGGGGACTGCGAGGAAGCACTACGCGGATTCAGCTCACCTGGCTCCTGCAAATGCGGCGACCGTCCTTGTCCATCTTCTCACGGGTCTCTTGCTTTCGCTGGGATACTTGGTGAAAGGTTTGCTCTGA
- a CDS encoding molybdopterin molybdotransferase MoeA produces MKQSHEMLSVGTALEEILRRVNCLNAEEVSILEAAGRVLRESIKSSHDVPSFDNSAMDGYAVRSEDTLHSTRDKPSRLKIVEEIPAGASPRFRLGRDEAAAIMTGACVPEGADSVVMVEDTRRDGDSVFIEKPIEKNDNVRERGQDVKAGETVLPEGMFLTPSCAGMLAELGRTSCLVTRRPKVSIIVTGDEVFEPGDDLPTHGIRNANGYSLLAGVAETGSIPVYLGIARDNKEELRERLETAFQLSDMVVTSGGVSVGKYDWVKEILSGLGEIVFQTVRMQPGKPTVFGMRDNKPFFGLPGNPVSCVVVFEQLVRPAIIKMCGRADIERPIVTARLKKEIKKKPEMTAFVRGKLTRENDTLFVTATGPQGSGILKSLVVADGLIIIPEDKVSLPGGTEVQVKLLSSNWPCAALMAASTSPEGVPAWRK; encoded by the coding sequence GTGAAGCAATCTCACGAGATGCTCTCAGTAGGCACCGCGCTCGAGGAAATTCTCAGGAGAGTGAACTGTCTTAATGCGGAAGAAGTGAGTATCCTCGAAGCCGCGGGCCGGGTTTTGAGAGAGAGCATCAAGTCGTCTCATGACGTCCCGTCTTTTGACAATTCGGCGATGGACGGATACGCCGTCAGATCTGAGGATACGCTTCACTCAACGCGGGATAAGCCCTCAAGACTTAAGATAGTGGAAGAAATCCCGGCAGGGGCGAGCCCCAGATTTCGCCTTGGGAGGGATGAAGCGGCGGCAATAATGACAGGGGCGTGCGTGCCGGAAGGCGCAGACTCCGTCGTGATGGTTGAAGATACGAGACGCGACGGGGACTCCGTGTTCATCGAGAAACCCATAGAGAAAAATGATAATGTGAGGGAAAGAGGGCAGGACGTGAAGGCGGGAGAGACAGTCCTTCCCGAAGGAATGTTCCTTACGCCTTCGTGCGCAGGGATGCTTGCCGAGCTTGGCAGGACCTCCTGCCTGGTGACGCGGCGCCCCAAGGTCTCAATAATCGTCACCGGAGATGAGGTTTTCGAGCCCGGTGATGACCTTCCTACTCACGGGATAAGGAATGCCAACGGATACTCGCTTCTTGCAGGGGTCGCAGAGACAGGCTCAATTCCGGTCTATCTCGGGATCGCCAGGGACAACAAGGAGGAGCTGAGGGAAAGACTCGAAACGGCATTTCAGCTATCCGACATGGTAGTTACATCCGGAGGCGTCTCAGTGGGAAAATATGATTGGGTGAAAGAAATTCTCTCAGGGCTTGGAGAGATTGTTTTCCAGACTGTCCGCATGCAGCCGGGCAAACCCACTGTGTTTGGCATGAGAGACAATAAGCCCTTTTTCGGGCTTCCCGGGAATCCTGTCTCGTGCGTCGTTGTTTTCGAGCAACTTGTAAGGCCTGCCATTATCAAAATGTGTGGAAGGGCGGATATCGAAAGACCGATCGTCACGGCCCGGTTGAAAAAAGAAATCAAGAAGAAACCCGAAATGACGGCGTTTGTGCGCGGGAAGCTGACCAGGGAAAACGATACTCTTTTTGTGACCGCGACCGGCCCGCAGGGCTCCGGGATCCTCAAGTCTCTCGTGGTTGCGGATGGACTCATAATCATTCCGGAAGACAAAGTTTCTCTTCCGGGAGGAACTGAGGTTCAAGTCAAGCTTCTTTCGAGCAATTGGCCTTGCGCGGCTCTAATGGCCGCTTCAACCAGCCCTGAAGGAGTTCCTGCATGGAGAAAGTAA
- a CDS encoding DUF885 domain-containing protein: MNPRNLSALLGICLLAAPISQEKDQTMELHQIMESYAEFKLKSDPTFATYIGDHRYDDKLKDSSERAFNEDIEKVKDYLAQSEKIDAKTLSESDRTSLLVFQRVLRDRIEGASFKPYLFPISQQEGPHITFPEIVSYHPFNTPKDYENYIARLNSFPKQIDDVIAGMKKGVSEGLVPARINIEETIPQIKIHIVTDPTKSEFYKPAARIPADFPQNARDETTKRTSDAIRNSIVPAYQKLLDFVEKEYLPEGRKEAGIWSLPRGDEWYKFLLRANTTTDLTPQQIFDIGKKELEWIHRDMNEIKSRVGFQGTLPEFIQYLRTSPKFYYSTKDSLLDGFRQILRKMDARMPELFGRLPKSKLDVKEIEDYRADAAPDAYYYAAPVDFSRPAYVYVNPSNLNMRPKYTVEALAYHEGIPGHHLQGCIQQEMENLPKFRRFEWFTVFGEGWALYSEFLPKELGFYSDPYSDFGRLTLQAWRATRLVVDPGIHHFKWTREQAIDFFKANTGLSEHNIIAEVDRYIAWPGQAISYKIGQLKIKELREKAQKELGNKFDIRAFHDELLEEGCLPLDILEKRINDWIAEVKSRP, from the coding sequence ATGAATCCAAGAAACTTGAGTGCGTTGCTTGGAATCTGTCTCCTCGCTGCACCCATTTCTCAAGAAAAGGACCAGACCATGGAACTCCATCAAATCATGGAATCATATGCAGAGTTCAAACTGAAATCCGACCCGACGTTTGCGACCTACATCGGAGATCACAGATATGATGATAAGCTGAAAGATTCCTCCGAGCGGGCGTTTAACGAGGACATCGAGAAGGTAAAAGACTATCTTGCCCAATCGGAGAAGATCGACGCGAAAACCCTCTCCGAGAGTGACCGGACAAGTCTCCTGGTTTTTCAAAGAGTGCTACGCGACCGGATTGAAGGAGCAAGCTTCAAACCCTATTTGTTCCCGATTTCGCAGCAGGAAGGACCTCACATAACGTTCCCGGAAATAGTCAGCTATCACCCATTCAATACGCCAAAGGACTACGAGAATTACATCGCCCGCCTCAACTCTTTTCCCAAACAGATAGACGACGTCATTGCCGGCATGAAGAAGGGGGTTTCCGAAGGACTGGTTCCTGCCAGAATCAATATCGAAGAGACGATACCTCAAATTAAAATTCACATAGTCACTGACCCAACAAAGTCCGAATTCTACAAGCCGGCGGCACGCATACCGGCTGATTTCCCGCAGAATGCCAGGGACGAGACGACGAAACGGACTTCTGATGCAATTCGGAATTCCATTGTTCCGGCCTATCAGAAACTTCTCGACTTCGTAGAGAAGGAATATCTTCCCGAAGGTAGAAAGGAAGCAGGGATCTGGTCCTTGCCGCGTGGAGACGAATGGTACAAGTTCTTGCTGCGTGCAAACACGACAACTGATCTGACTCCCCAGCAAATCTTCGACATCGGGAAGAAGGAACTGGAATGGATACACAGAGACATGAATGAAATCAAGAGCCGGGTCGGCTTCCAGGGAACTCTGCCGGAATTCATCCAGTACCTGCGCACAAGCCCGAAGTTCTACTACAGCACGAAGGATTCTCTCCTTGACGGATTCAGGCAGATTCTTAGAAAGATGGACGCGCGTATGCCCGAGCTTTTTGGAAGGCTCCCCAAGTCAAAATTGGATGTAAAAGAGATTGAGGACTACCGGGCCGATGCTGCTCCCGACGCTTACTACTATGCAGCTCCGGTAGATTTCTCCCGCCCCGCATACGTCTATGTGAATCCATCGAATTTGAACATGCGGCCAAAGTACACTGTCGAAGCGTTGGCGTATCACGAGGGAATTCCCGGCCACCATCTCCAGGGATGCATTCAGCAGGAGATGGAGAATCTGCCGAAGTTCAGGAGGTTCGAATGGTTCACTGTTTTCGGTGAAGGATGGGCGCTGTATTCCGAGTTTCTTCCCAAAGAGCTCGGGTTCTATTCAGATCCTTACTCTGATTTCGGAAGACTGACTCTTCAGGCCTGGAGGGCGACCCGGCTGGTCGTGGATCCTGGAATTCATCATTTCAAGTGGACGAGGGAGCAAGCTATTGATTTCTTCAAGGCGAACACCGGCCTGTCGGAACACAACATCATCGCGGAAGTGGATAGATACATTGCGTGGCCGGGGCAGGCAATCTCATACAAGATCGGCCAGCTCAAGATAAAGGAGTTGAGGGAAAAAGCTCAGAAGGAGCTGGGAAACAAGTTTGACATAAGAGCTTTTCACGATGAACTCCTGGAAGAAGGATGCCTGCCTCTGGACATTCTGGAAAAACGCATCAACGATTGGATAGCGGAAGTGAAATCCAGACCGTAG
- a CDS encoding cytochrome c biogenesis protein CcdA, with amino-acid sequence MEKVNLIASFLAGVGSFFSPCVLPLIPAYISFISGVSLEEMQRSSLERKIFTRTTANSILFILGFSIVFIAMGASATFVGMFLLAKQAIFSKIAGVLVVIFGLHVAGILRIPFLNYEKKFQVKEKRFGLLGSLIIGFSFAFAWTPCIGPILGAILAIASTQETVWQGIYLLSLYSLGLAIPFFITGLAVNVFFRIFGAVKKHYRAIELVSGLLLVVVGILIFTNQLQRISGLISIG; translated from the coding sequence ATGGAGAAAGTAAACCTGATCGCATCATTTCTTGCAGGTGTTGGATCATTTTTCTCGCCGTGTGTGCTTCCGCTGATACCGGCATACATTTCGTTCATCTCGGGGGTGTCTCTCGAAGAGATGCAGCGGAGCTCTCTCGAGAGAAAGATTTTCACACGAACGACTGCGAACTCGATTTTGTTCATCCTCGGCTTTTCAATAGTCTTTATTGCCATGGGAGCTTCGGCAACGTTCGTCGGAATGTTTCTCCTTGCCAAACAGGCGATTTTCTCAAAGATAGCAGGGGTCTTGGTCGTGATCTTCGGGCTTCATGTGGCGGGGATTCTGCGAATACCCTTTCTCAACTACGAAAAGAAATTCCAGGTGAAGGAGAAGCGGTTCGGCCTCCTTGGCTCCCTGATAATCGGTTTCTCGTTCGCTTTCGCGTGGACGCCGTGCATAGGCCCTATCCTGGGCGCCATACTCGCTATTGCGAGCACGCAGGAAACTGTCTGGCAGGGAATCTATCTCTTGAGTCTATATTCTCTCGGCCTTGCAATTCCATTTTTCATAACGGGACTTGCTGTGAATGTGTTCTTCCGGATATTTGGAGCAGTGAAGAAGCACTACAGAGCCATTGAGCTCGTGAGCGGTTTGCTTCTTGTAGTCGTGGGAATCCTAATCTTCACAAATCAATTGCAGAGGATATCCGGGCTGATAAGCATCGGGTGA
- a CDS encoding ATP-binding cassette domain-containing protein, protein MIEVKGLTKVFHDGKRGNVVAVNNVSFVCAPGKIFGLLGRNGAGKTTTLRMLATILTPTSGTATVQGYDVVNSPNEVREAIGYLSGDTKLYDRLSGREALEYFGRLHGLSKESARERTQHMIESLGMKEYADRRIGKMSTGMKQRVSIGRVMVHNPNVLVLDEPAQGLDVLGAREVQKFMRNMKAEGKTILMSTHIMSEAEKLCDEIAIIEKGKILSSGSLEDLRKMTGERDLEEIFVKLVGEVSKELQI, encoded by the coding sequence ATGATTGAAGTCAAGGGCTTGACCAAGGTTTTCCATGACGGAAAAAGAGGAAACGTTGTAGCAGTCAACAATGTCTCTTTTGTTTGCGCGCCCGGCAAGATATTTGGACTCCTCGGACGGAATGGCGCAGGCAAGACCACGACCTTGAGGATGCTTGCAACCATCCTGACTCCGACATCGGGGACGGCGACAGTTCAGGGCTATGACGTTGTTAACTCTCCCAACGAAGTCAGAGAAGCCATAGGATATCTTTCGGGCGACACAAAGCTCTATGACAGACTCTCGGGAAGAGAGGCCCTTGAGTATTTTGGCCGGCTGCACGGGCTCTCCAAGGAAAGCGCCAGAGAGAGAACCCAGCACATGATCGAATCCCTTGGAATGAAGGAATACGCCGACAGAAGAATAGGGAAAATGTCTACCGGCATGAAGCAGCGGGTTTCCATTGGAAGGGTCATGGTCCACAACCCGAACGTGCTGGTACTCGATGAACCAGCTCAGGGGCTCGATGTCCTTGGCGCACGGGAAGTCCAGAAGTTCATGAGAAACATGAAGGCGGAAGGAAAAACGATCCTTATGTCCACTCACATAATGAGCGAAGCCGAGAAACTGTGCGACGAGATCGCCATCATAGAAAAAGGGAAGATCCTGAGCTCGGGTAGTCTTGAGGATTTGAGAAAAATGACAGGTGAGAGAGACCTGGAAGAGATTTTCGTCAAGCTTGTGGGAGAAGTCAGCAAGGAACTGCAAATATGA